One Paralichthys olivaceus isolate ysfri-2021 chromosome 8, ASM2471397v2, whole genome shotgun sequence genomic region harbors:
- the LOC109647515 gene encoding phosphofurin acidic cluster sorting protein 1-like isoform X1, with translation MSAAAERAALPPGPTEAEPALGSGAAGEGDRRAPVPMNLFATWEIDRSSPSCVPRLCSLTLKKLLVLRELDRELGSVVIAVKIQGSKRTLRSNEYLLPSGVTETDLELTFSLQYPHFLKRDANRLHVMLQRRKRYKNRTILGYKTLAVGVINMTEVMQHPTDGAHILGLHSNVKNASVRAAELSVLSLSSQPIEQEDTSGHHGNKTKASDRSPDMENYWEDDDDSFSSEQEGSDDAVPPQDMYDDDDDVQEKMKKSCGKMIRTTSLTNQPNFKQKFVALLKRFKVTDEVLDPVGQSQEVEEDLDLLYDSLELYNPSDSGPELDDNDSIQSTPKPKLRPFFEGISQSPSHTEMMSQRSHQREAPAAVTELLLLVQGSGGEEAGPGEGEDDVAMVTDAGPAAKLCKTESQTHMSPSKTGSQMSRHPWSVSIKDRQNSRGTDRTSSVDSETSSDYRTAAPQVARKSVLDQLNHILFSEDQIPDSVILINTTDWQGQYLSERLFDQPVVCTVSAADVHAAFSAIISRIQRFCNCNSQMPPTVKVAVGGDQSYLTNVLSCFVEQLASKTPDWLNYVRFLILPTGAHPLAKYLSSLDGKFNSLFMDAGWRELFGRLEPPPFDPVDVAARVSQYLSGAAVSHLCPISEAMLTCKHKSPDDDSYQKFVPFIGLVKVGIVEQNFLSTSVDSDDIILGSPPSQSGAPVSITSTPPSSPSTSCPGEAMGLQVDYWSSQGGGGGRKEVGTKNTLKSNFRSLQVSRISGGELMSLTVVTKEKNKKVMFLSKKIKEKEAESRSQVIEGISRLICTSKHQHTLRVSIDGVEWNDVKFFQLAAQWPTHVKHFPVGIFSSNKA, from the exons ATGTCGGCGGCAGCAGAGAGAGCGGCTCTCCCTCCGGGGCCGACGGAGGCGGAGCCCGCGCTGGGGTCCGGTGCAGCCGGGGAAGGGGACCGACGAGCTCCGGTGCCGATGAACCTGTTCGCAACCTGGGAGATAGACCGGTCCTCTCCGAGCTGCGTGCCCAG gttgtgTAGTCTGACTCTGAAGAAGCTCCTGGTTCTGAGGGAGTTGGACCGAGAGCTCGGCTCCGTCGTCATCGCTGTCAAGATCCAG GGCTCCAAACGAACCTTGAGATCCAACGAGTATCTTCTTCCTTCAGGCGTCACGGAAACAGACCTGGAGCTCACCTTCTCACTGCAG TATCCTCATTTCCTGAAGCGAGATGCAAACCGTCTCCATGTGATgttgcagaggaggaaaagatacAAGAACCGAACCATCCTGGGCTACAAAACTCTGGCAGTGGGAGTCATCAACATGACTGAG GTGATGCAGCATCCGACTGACGGAGCCCACATCCTTGGTCTCCATAGCAACGTGAAGAATGCCTCTGTGCGTGCAGCGGAGTTgagtgtcctctctctctctagccaGCCAATCGAACAGGAGGACACAAgtggtcaccatggcaacaagaCCAAGGCCTCAG ATCGCTCTCCTGACATGGAGAACTACTGGGAGGACGATGACGACAGCTTCTCCTCCGAACAGGAAGGAAGTGATGACGCGGTCCCGCCTCAG gaCATGTATGACGACGATGACGATGTTCAGGAAAAGATGAAGAAGTCTTGTGGGAAAATGATCCGAACAACCTCCCTGACGAAT CAACCGAACTTCAAGCAGAAGTTTGTGGCTCTGTTGAAAAGATTCAAAGTGACTGATGAG GTTCTGGACCCGGTGGGTCAGAGTCAGGAGGTCGAGGAGGATCTGGACCTCCTGTACGACAGTCTGGAGCTTTACAACCCGAGTGACAGCGGCCCCGAGCTGGATGACAACGACAGCATCCAGAGCACACCAAAACCAAAACTGAG GCCGTTCTTCGAGGGCATTTCTCAGTCGCCCTCTCACACAGAGATGATGAGTCAGAGGAGTCACCAGAGAGAAGCGCCTGCAGCC GTGACAGAGCTACTGCTTCTTGTTCAGGggtctggaggagaagaggccgGCCCCGGG GAAGGTGAGGATgatgttgccatggtaacagatGCAGGGCCGGCTGCAAAGCTCTGTAAAACTGAGTCCCAGACACACATGTCACCAAg TAAGACAGGAAGTCAAATGTCTCGCCATCCGTGGAGCGTCTCCATAAAGGACAGACAGAACtccagagggacagacagaacCAGCAGCGTGGACAGTGAGACGTCGTCAGACTACAGGACAGCTGCtccacag GTTGCCAGAAAGTCGGTCTTGGATCAGCTGAACCACATCCTGTTCTCTGAAGATCAGATTCCCGACTCTGTCATTTTGATCAACACCACAGACTGGCAGGGACAG TATCTTTCAGAGCGTCTCTTCGATCAACCCGTCGTCTGCACCGTCTCAGCAGCCGATGTGCACGCCGCCTTCAGCGCCATAATAAGCCGCATCCAGAGATT CTGTAACTGTAACTCCCAGATGCCGCCCACTGTTAAGGTGGCTGTGGGCGGAGATCAGAGCTACCTCACCAACGTCCTCAGCTGCTTTGTGGAGCAGCTGGCCAGCAAGACGCCTGATTGGCTAAACTATGTCCGCTTCCTTATCCTCCCCACGG GAGCCCACCCACTTGCCAAGTACCTTTCGTCCCTGGACGGTAAATTCAACAGCCTGTTCATGGACGCAGGTTGGAGGGAGCTGTTTGGACGTCTGGAGCCTCCTCCTTTCG ATCCGGTCGATGTCGCAGCTCGAGTGTCTCAGTATCTGAGCGGAGCTGCTGTCTCTCACCTGTGTCCGATCTCCGAGGCGATGCTCACCTGTAAACACAAGAG CCCAGACGACGACTCCTATCAGAAGTTTGTTCCTTTCATCGGG CTGGTGAAGGTCGGCATCGTGGAGCAGAACTTCCTGTCCACCTCAG TCGACTCCGATGACATCATACTGGGGTCTCCTCCCTCCCAATCAGGAGCACCAGTCAGCATCACCtccacacctccctcctccccctccaccag CTGTCCGGGGGAGGCAATGGGTCTGCAGGTCGACTACTGGAGCAgtcaggggggaggaggggggaggaaggaggtCGGGACGAAGAACACGCTGAAGAGCAACTTCCGCTCGCTGCAGGTGTCAAGGATCAGCGGAGGAGAATTGATGAGTCTGACTGTGGTGACGAAAGAGAAGAACAAgaaag TCATGTTCCTCAGTAAGAAGATAAAGGAGAAGGAGGCGGAGTCGAGGAGTCAGGTGATTGAAGGAATCAGCAGGTTGATCTGTACCTcgaaacaccaacacacactgagag tctcCATAGACGGAGTCGAGTGGAACGATGTGAAGTTCTTCCAGCTCGCCGCCCAGTGGCCGACGCACGTCAAACACTTTCCTGTCGGAATCTTCAGCTCCAACAAAGCCTGA
- the LOC109647515 gene encoding phosphofurin acidic cluster sorting protein 1-like isoform X2: MSAAAERAALPPGPTEAEPALGSGAAGEGDRRAPVPMNLFATWEIDRSSPSCVPRLCSLTLKKLLVLRELDRELGSVVIAVKIQGSKRTLRSNEYLLPSGVTETDLELTFSLQYPHFLKRDANRLHVMLQRRKRYKNRTILGYKTLAVGVINMTEVMQHPTDGAHILGLHSNVKNASVRAAELSVLSLSSQPIEQEDTSGHHGNKTKASDRSPDMENYWEDDDDSFSSEQEGSDDAVPPQDMYDDDDDVQEKMKKSCGKMIRTTSLTNQPNFKQKFVALLKRFKVTDEVLDPVGQSQEVEEDLDLLYDSLELYNPSDSGPELDDNDSIQSTPKPKLRPFFEGISQSPSHTEMMSQRSHQREAPAAVTELLLLVQGSGGEEAGPGEGEDDVAMVTDAGPAAKLCKTESQTHMSPSKTGSQMSRHPWSVSIKDRQNSRGTDRTSSVDSETSSDYRTAAPQVARKSVLDQLNHILFSEDQIPDSVILINTTDWQGQYLSERLFDQPVVCTVSAADVHAAFSAIISRIQRFCNCNSQMPPTVKVAVGGDQSYLTNVLSCFVEQLASKTPDWLNYVRFLILPTGAHPLAKYLSSLDGKFNSLFMDAGWRELFGRLEPPPFDPVDVAARVSQYLSGAAVSHLCPISEAMLTCKHKSPDDDSYQKFVPFIGLVKVGIVEQNFLSTSVDSDDIILGSPPSQSGAPVSITSTPPSSPSTSCPGEAMGLQVDYWSSQGGGGGRKEVGTKNTLKSNFRSLQVSRISGGELMSLTVVTKEKNKKVMFLSKKIKEKEAESRSQILTSCPCVSHHCGCVPGPDWFSHCVPVHPLSQCLLFVD, from the exons ATGTCGGCGGCAGCAGAGAGAGCGGCTCTCCCTCCGGGGCCGACGGAGGCGGAGCCCGCGCTGGGGTCCGGTGCAGCCGGGGAAGGGGACCGACGAGCTCCGGTGCCGATGAACCTGTTCGCAACCTGGGAGATAGACCGGTCCTCTCCGAGCTGCGTGCCCAG gttgtgTAGTCTGACTCTGAAGAAGCTCCTGGTTCTGAGGGAGTTGGACCGAGAGCTCGGCTCCGTCGTCATCGCTGTCAAGATCCAG GGCTCCAAACGAACCTTGAGATCCAACGAGTATCTTCTTCCTTCAGGCGTCACGGAAACAGACCTGGAGCTCACCTTCTCACTGCAG TATCCTCATTTCCTGAAGCGAGATGCAAACCGTCTCCATGTGATgttgcagaggaggaaaagatacAAGAACCGAACCATCCTGGGCTACAAAACTCTGGCAGTGGGAGTCATCAACATGACTGAG GTGATGCAGCATCCGACTGACGGAGCCCACATCCTTGGTCTCCATAGCAACGTGAAGAATGCCTCTGTGCGTGCAGCGGAGTTgagtgtcctctctctctctagccaGCCAATCGAACAGGAGGACACAAgtggtcaccatggcaacaagaCCAAGGCCTCAG ATCGCTCTCCTGACATGGAGAACTACTGGGAGGACGATGACGACAGCTTCTCCTCCGAACAGGAAGGAAGTGATGACGCGGTCCCGCCTCAG gaCATGTATGACGACGATGACGATGTTCAGGAAAAGATGAAGAAGTCTTGTGGGAAAATGATCCGAACAACCTCCCTGACGAAT CAACCGAACTTCAAGCAGAAGTTTGTGGCTCTGTTGAAAAGATTCAAAGTGACTGATGAG GTTCTGGACCCGGTGGGTCAGAGTCAGGAGGTCGAGGAGGATCTGGACCTCCTGTACGACAGTCTGGAGCTTTACAACCCGAGTGACAGCGGCCCCGAGCTGGATGACAACGACAGCATCCAGAGCACACCAAAACCAAAACTGAG GCCGTTCTTCGAGGGCATTTCTCAGTCGCCCTCTCACACAGAGATGATGAGTCAGAGGAGTCACCAGAGAGAAGCGCCTGCAGCC GTGACAGAGCTACTGCTTCTTGTTCAGGggtctggaggagaagaggccgGCCCCGGG GAAGGTGAGGATgatgttgccatggtaacagatGCAGGGCCGGCTGCAAAGCTCTGTAAAACTGAGTCCCAGACACACATGTCACCAAg TAAGACAGGAAGTCAAATGTCTCGCCATCCGTGGAGCGTCTCCATAAAGGACAGACAGAACtccagagggacagacagaacCAGCAGCGTGGACAGTGAGACGTCGTCAGACTACAGGACAGCTGCtccacag GTTGCCAGAAAGTCGGTCTTGGATCAGCTGAACCACATCCTGTTCTCTGAAGATCAGATTCCCGACTCTGTCATTTTGATCAACACCACAGACTGGCAGGGACAG TATCTTTCAGAGCGTCTCTTCGATCAACCCGTCGTCTGCACCGTCTCAGCAGCCGATGTGCACGCCGCCTTCAGCGCCATAATAAGCCGCATCCAGAGATT CTGTAACTGTAACTCCCAGATGCCGCCCACTGTTAAGGTGGCTGTGGGCGGAGATCAGAGCTACCTCACCAACGTCCTCAGCTGCTTTGTGGAGCAGCTGGCCAGCAAGACGCCTGATTGGCTAAACTATGTCCGCTTCCTTATCCTCCCCACGG GAGCCCACCCACTTGCCAAGTACCTTTCGTCCCTGGACGGTAAATTCAACAGCCTGTTCATGGACGCAGGTTGGAGGGAGCTGTTTGGACGTCTGGAGCCTCCTCCTTTCG ATCCGGTCGATGTCGCAGCTCGAGTGTCTCAGTATCTGAGCGGAGCTGCTGTCTCTCACCTGTGTCCGATCTCCGAGGCGATGCTCACCTGTAAACACAAGAG CCCAGACGACGACTCCTATCAGAAGTTTGTTCCTTTCATCGGG CTGGTGAAGGTCGGCATCGTGGAGCAGAACTTCCTGTCCACCTCAG TCGACTCCGATGACATCATACTGGGGTCTCCTCCCTCCCAATCAGGAGCACCAGTCAGCATCACCtccacacctccctcctccccctccaccag CTGTCCGGGGGAGGCAATGGGTCTGCAGGTCGACTACTGGAGCAgtcaggggggaggaggggggaggaaggaggtCGGGACGAAGAACACGCTGAAGAGCAACTTCCGCTCGCTGCAGGTGTCAAGGATCAGCGGAGGAGAATTGATGAGTCTGACTGTGGTGACGAAAGAGAAGAACAAgaaag TCATGTTCCTCAGTAAGAAGATAAAGGAGAAGGAGGCGGAGTCGAGGAGTCAG ATCCTCACTTCCTGTCCGTGTGTTTCCCACCACTGTGGATGTGTGCCCGGCCCTGATTGGTTCTCACACTGTGTTCCAGTTCATCCGTTgtctcagtgtttgttgtttgtggatTAA